Proteins found in one Primulina eburnea isolate SZY01 chromosome 16, ASM2296580v1, whole genome shotgun sequence genomic segment:
- the LOC140816255 gene encoding actin-related protein 3-like: protein MDPFTSRPAVVIDNGTGYSKMGFAGNVEPSFILPTVVAVNESFLNQPRATSSKGSNWLAQHSAGVMADLDFNIGDEAFFKSKSNSIYNLSYPIKNGQVDNWDSMERFWQQCIFNYLRCNPEDHYFLLTESPLTAPESREYTGEIMFETFNVPGLYIAVQPLLALAAGYTTSKCEMTGVVVDVGDGATHVVPVADGYVIASSIKSIPISGKDVTLFVQQLMRERGEHVPPEESFEVARKVKEMHCYTSSDIVKEFNKHDKEPAKYIKQWRGTKPKTGAPYSCDIGYERFLGPEIFFNPEIYSSDFTSPLPDVIDKCIQSAPIDTRRALYKNVVLSGGSTMFKDFHRRLQRDLKKIVDARVQASDARLGGEVKAKPVEVNVTSHPIQRCAVWFGGSVLASTSEFFTACHTKAEYEEHGASICRSNPVFKGMY, encoded by the exons ATGGACCCTTTCACCAGTCGCCCGGCTGTAGTAATCGATAATGGAACTGG GTATTCGAAAATGGGTTTTGCTGGAAATGTAGAGCCAAGTTTTATACTTCCTACCGTAGTTGCAGTAAACGAGTCATTTCTCAACCAGCCTCGAGCTACTTCTTCTAAGGGAAGCAATTGGTTGGCGCAGCATAGTGCTGGTGTGATGGCGGATCTGGATTTTAATATAGGAGACGAGGCGTTTTTTAAATCTAAATCTAATAGCATTTATAACTTGAGCTATCCTATCAAGAACGGTCAGGTGGATAATTGGGACTCAATGGAGAGATTCTGGCAGCAATGTATATTTAACTATTTGCGCTGCAACCCGGAAGATCACTACTTCTTGTTAACAGAGAGTCCGTTGACAGCTCCGGAGAGCCGAGAATATACTGGGGAAAtcatgtttgagacatttaatgTTCCAGGGCTGTATATCGCTGTGCAGCCATTGCTTGCTTTGGCTGCTGGATACACAACATCGAAG TGTGAGATGACAGGAGTTGTAGTGGATGTGGGAGATGGGGCAACTCATGTTGTACCAGTTGCCGATGGTTATGTTATTGCGAGCAGCATCAAGTCGATTCCAATTTCAGGAAAAGATGTCACTCTTTTTGTTCAGCAGCTCATGCGA GAAAGAGGAGAACATGTTCCACCTGAGGAGTCCTTCGAAGTAGCCCGGAAGGTGAAGGAAATGCATTGCTACACATCTTCCGACATTGTCAAG GAGTTCAATAAGCATGACAAAGAGCCGGCAAAATACATTAAGCAGTGGAGAGGTACTAAGCCAAAGACAGGGGCTCCATATTCTTGTGACATAGGCTATGAGCGGTTCCTTGGCCCTGAG ATCTTCTTCAATCCTGAAATTTATAGCAGTGATTTCACTTCCCCTTTACCAGATGTTATAGACAAATGCATTCAATCAGCACCAATTGATACAAGAAGAGCCTTGTACAAG AATGTAGTATTATCTGGTGGATCAACCATGTTTAAAGACTTCCACAGAAGGTTGCAACGGGACCTAAAAAAGATTGTCGACGCCCGAGTTCAGGCATCAGATGCTCGGCTTGGTGGAGAAGTAAAGGCCAAACCCGTGGAAGTAAATGTCACCAGCCATCCTATCCAGAGATGTGCAGTTTGGTTTGGAGGCTCAGTACTTGCCTCGACTTCTGAGTTTTTCACG GCATGCCACACTAAAGCAGAGTACGAGGAACATGGAGCGAGCATATGCCGATCCAATCCTGTATTCAAAGGAATGTATTGA